The Plantibacter sp. Leaf314 genome includes a window with the following:
- a CDS encoding glycosyltransferase: MTTTVLHVTDCYAGGIPVAIEAYVRNSPPEVEHHLLFAAPDGAPADVPVAGTFRSVRRMVGGHLPALVAIRRARRALRPDIVHAHSSFAGAYARLALRNSARTRIVYTPHCYAFERTDISTLGRSVYRGVEWLLSFNVETIAACSEGEAARSDRRGPFGPRVVLVPNVLERAERNAHRPEVEAHRPLRVTSLGRLAPQKDPARFASAAASIRERGLAVEPVWMGGGPDDEADRLRRAGVQVTGWIPHPEVSSRLAQSDVYLHTAAWEGFPLAVLEAVQAGVPTLVRRIDAFGDLPDALTIEGGLETMIVSRHAGPEAFAAWAAANRAGWAERLRDHTPAHQQLALADAYRVPQVA, encoded by the coding sequence ATGACCACGACCGTCCTGCACGTGACCGACTGCTACGCCGGCGGTATCCCCGTCGCCATCGAGGCCTACGTCCGCAACTCCCCGCCAGAGGTCGAGCATCATCTCCTCTTCGCGGCGCCCGACGGCGCGCCCGCCGACGTCCCCGTGGCGGGTACCTTCCGCTCGGTTCGTCGGATGGTGGGAGGGCACCTGCCGGCGCTCGTCGCGATCCGTCGGGCGCGCCGGGCCCTCCGGCCGGACATCGTCCACGCGCACTCGAGCTTCGCGGGTGCGTACGCGCGACTCGCCCTGCGGAATTCCGCTCGGACACGGATCGTGTACACCCCGCACTGCTACGCGTTCGAGCGGACGGACATCTCCACGCTCGGTCGCAGCGTCTATCGCGGCGTGGAGTGGCTGTTGTCCTTCAACGTCGAGACGATCGCCGCATGCTCGGAGGGCGAGGCGGCCCGGTCCGATCGCCGTGGCCCGTTCGGGCCCCGGGTCGTCCTCGTGCCGAACGTGCTCGAGCGCGCCGAGCGGAACGCGCACCGCCCCGAGGTCGAGGCGCACCGTCCGCTTCGCGTCACGAGTCTCGGACGCCTTGCACCGCAGAAGGATCCCGCGCGCTTCGCTTCCGCGGCGGCGTCGATCCGCGAACGCGGCCTGGCGGTCGAGCCGGTGTGGATGGGCGGAGGGCCGGACGACGAGGCCGACCGCCTCCGCCGCGCGGGTGTCCAGGTCACCGGCTGGATCCCGCACCCCGAGGTCTCCTCCCGACTCGCCCAGAGCGACGTCTATCTGCACACCGCTGCCTGGGAGGGCTTCCCGCTCGCCGTGCTCGAAGCCGTCCAGGCCGGCGTCCCGACCCTCGTACGACGGATCGACGCGTTCGGCGACCTCCCGGACGCCCTCACCATCGAGGGCGGGCTCGAGACGATGATCGTCAGCCGACACGCCGGACCCGAGGCGTTCGCCGCCTGGGCTGCCGCGAACAGGGCCGGCTGGGCGGAGCGGTTGCGCGATCACACCCCCGCCCACCAGCAGCTCGCCCTCGCAGACGCCTACCGCGTCCCGCAGGTCGCTTGA
- a CDS encoding acyltransferase has protein sequence MPAPFRRLAASTWQLATNGAGLLRAALLLWLLAGTMPTLAIFEGRAPSLRIIGTFRAGRRLKMRSVTARSALSTGPAGELILGDRVFINQGTVIHAEHSVRIGDRVAIGDGVRIYDTGFHPVRPGQATKTEPVVIEDDVWIAAGATILSGVTIGRGAVIGAGAVVTRSVPAGSLVAGPSATVIDRFSVPEGYRRFGTSSV, from the coding sequence GTGCCCGCACCGTTCCGCCGCCTCGCCGCAAGCACCTGGCAGCTCGCCACCAACGGTGCGGGGCTCCTCCGTGCAGCGCTCCTCCTCTGGCTGCTCGCCGGGACGATGCCGACGCTCGCGATCTTCGAAGGTCGCGCCCCATCCCTTCGCATCATCGGAACGTTCCGCGCCGGACGTCGACTCAAGATGCGCTCGGTCACCGCGCGGTCGGCGCTGTCCACGGGGCCGGCCGGAGAGCTGATCCTCGGTGACCGCGTCTTCATTAACCAGGGGACGGTGATCCACGCGGAGCACTCCGTCCGGATCGGCGACCGCGTGGCGATCGGGGACGGCGTCCGCATCTACGACACCGGATTCCACCCCGTCCGACCCGGCCAGGCCACGAAGACGGAACCGGTCGTCATCGAGGACGACGTGTGGATCGCCGCCGGCGCGACGATCTTGAGCGGCGTCACCATCGGCCGCGGGGCGGTCATCGGAGCAGGTGCCGTCGTCACGCGATCCGTGCCCGCCGGCTCGCTCGTCGCCGGGCCATCGGCGACCGTCATCGATCGCTTCTCCGTCCCCGAGGGCTATCGGCGCTTCGGCACATCATCCGTCTGA
- a CDS encoding glycosyltransferase family 4 protein, with protein sequence MRIAVVQWGRTGAGPLFAQELAQALQEDGASIVVSYSLDAEIAERFTGLGVPAFGVRTYRDRRGALLGLPRLLVAAVGLDRFLRRHRVDVVVIAMEHLWQGVVAPVFRLGRRRTLLCVHDATMHPGDHSGIEHLLRRVERGVADGAVVFSNAVAAQLASLGAFPTDRIHETVHAAYRVDPGRAARTVGSSEVPVVGFFGRLSAYKGLDLGIRAIAELRSRGIRVRFRVVGSGADESVAALRHEDDEVQNRWVAQDEIEGVVGGFDLALLPYTEASQSGVLAYTMALGVPAVVTPVGGLAEQATASGSAIVATDVTPTALADAMASVLTDDEFARALSEAGTAAASGSMSWARVAADVRQAATVVSRR encoded by the coding sequence ATGCGCATCGCCGTCGTCCAGTGGGGTCGCACCGGGGCAGGGCCGCTCTTCGCCCAGGAGCTCGCACAGGCGCTCCAGGAGGATGGCGCCTCGATCGTCGTCTCCTACTCGCTCGACGCGGAGATCGCGGAACGGTTCACCGGACTCGGCGTGCCCGCATTCGGGGTCCGCACCTATCGCGACCGACGTGGCGCGCTCCTCGGTCTCCCGCGTCTCCTGGTCGCGGCGGTCGGGCTCGACCGCTTCCTCCGGCGGCATCGGGTCGACGTCGTGGTGATCGCGATGGAACATCTCTGGCAGGGCGTGGTCGCCCCGGTGTTCCGGCTCGGCCGACGGCGTACCTTGCTCTGCGTCCACGATGCGACGATGCACCCCGGCGACCACTCGGGGATCGAGCATCTGCTGCGTCGCGTGGAACGCGGCGTCGCGGACGGGGCCGTCGTGTTCTCGAACGCCGTCGCCGCACAACTGGCCTCGCTCGGCGCCTTCCCGACCGACCGGATCCACGAGACCGTCCACGCCGCGTACCGCGTCGACCCCGGCCGCGCCGCCCGAACGGTCGGGTCCTCCGAGGTTCCGGTCGTCGGGTTCTTCGGCCGACTCTCCGCCTACAAGGGTCTCGACCTCGGCATCCGGGCCATCGCGGAACTCCGGTCGCGCGGGATCCGGGTCCGGTTCCGCGTCGTGGGATCCGGGGCCGACGAATCGGTCGCCGCACTGCGGCATGAGGACGACGAGGTCCAGAACCGCTGGGTCGCGCAGGATGAGATCGAAGGCGTCGTCGGCGGGTTCGACCTGGCCCTCCTGCCCTACACCGAGGCGAGCCAGTCCGGCGTCCTCGCGTACACCATGGCGCTCGGCGTCCCCGCCGTCGTGACCCCGGTCGGTGGACTCGCCGAGCAGGCGACCGCCTCCGGTTCAGCGATCGTCGCGACAGACGTGACGCCGACCGCGCTCGCGGACGCGATGGCGTCGGTGCTCACCGACGACGAGTTCGCGAGGGCGCTCTCCGAGGCGGGGACAGCGGCGGCATCGGGTTCGATGTCGTGGGCTCGTGTCGCGGCGGATGTCCGTCAGGCAGCCACGGTGGTCAGCCGCCGCTGA